The following proteins come from a genomic window of Terribacillus aidingensis:
- a CDS encoding ABC transporter substrate-binding protein, whose amino-acid sequence MFLLLAVFASVVFIITGCGNNDSSDNAENNSSDKESSETRTVTDAMGHEVEIPANPKNVLASYLEDNLVALDITPVAQWSVNNGDPQGYLQDSLKDVPTIDSTLPFEAVASFKPDLIIMDSASLVEGDKYEQYNKIAPTYVMGTEENGDWRKELQTVGEIFGKEDEAQKVLDDYDAKAADAKEQIQSAIGDESAAAIWLVGGQLYIVSENLSSGAVLYGDLGLTVPEGVKEISKGATANWNPVSLEQLAEMDVDHLFLINSDEGDGSEILDDPLLANVPAIKDGNVYKYDKETSWLYTGPIANEQIVDDAVESLVK is encoded by the coding sequence ATGTTTTTACTGCTGGCAGTCTTCGCCAGTGTTGTATTCATTATAACAGGTTGCGGCAATAACGATTCAAGTGACAATGCTGAAAATAATTCCTCCGATAAAGAGAGCAGTGAAACACGTACAGTTACGGACGCAATGGGCCATGAGGTCGAGATTCCTGCAAATCCTAAAAATGTACTTGCTTCCTATTTGGAGGATAACCTTGTAGCACTTGATATTACACCAGTAGCGCAATGGTCTGTAAATAATGGCGATCCACAAGGTTACTTACAGGATAGCTTGAAGGATGTACCAACAATTGATTCCACACTTCCTTTTGAGGCAGTAGCAAGCTTTAAACCAGACTTAATCATCATGGATTCTGCTTCCTTGGTAGAAGGCGATAAGTACGAGCAGTACAATAAAATTGCCCCTACTTATGTAATGGGTACGGAAGAGAACGGCGACTGGCGTAAAGAACTGCAAACAGTCGGAGAAATCTTCGGTAAAGAGGATGAAGCACAAAAGGTGCTTGATGATTATGATGCAAAAGCAGCAGATGCAAAAGAACAAATCCAATCTGCAATTGGCGATGAATCTGCGGCTGCTATCTGGCTTGTCGGCGGACAGCTTTACATCGTAAGTGAGAACCTATCAAGCGGTGCGGTACTTTACGGTGATCTAGGTCTTACAGTGCCAGAAGGCGTTAAGGAAATTTCCAAAGGTGCAACAGCAAACTGGAACCCAGTTTCTCTTGAGCAATTGGCTGAAATGGATGTTGACCACCTCTTCTTGATCAATAGTGATGAAGGTGATGGATCTGAAATCCTGGATGATCCATTACTTGCAAATGTACCAGCTATCAAAGACGGCAATGTCTATAAATATGATAAAGAAACAAGCTGGCTGTACACTGGCCCGATTGCGAACGAGCAAATTGTGGACGATGCAGTTGAGAGCTTAGTGAAGTAA
- a CDS encoding SDR family oxidoreductase, whose protein sequence is MTKIAIVTGVSYPRSIGTAVCRRLAEQGVDIFFTYWRAGETWPEQLRSELKEAGVKSFGMEADLEQPETAETILQEVQQQLGVPAILINCAAFSQNGSYEELDRVQLDRHYAVNMRSVFLLCAEFAKLFKKHRPADKGSIVNLTSGQSQGPMPDELAYIATKGAITAFSQSLAADLAQVGINVNAVNPGPTDSTWMTDDIRQHLLPQFPMGRIGEPDDAARLISFLVGEDGYWVTGQELHSEGGFLRR, encoded by the coding sequence ATGACTAAGATAGCAATAGTAACTGGAGTTTCGTATCCCCGCTCCATTGGTACGGCAGTATGCCGCCGGCTAGCAGAACAAGGGGTGGATATCTTTTTTACATATTGGCGGGCAGGTGAGACTTGGCCTGAACAGCTTAGGAGCGAGTTGAAAGAAGCCGGAGTCAAAAGCTTTGGTATGGAAGCAGATCTAGAACAACCGGAGACAGCCGAAACTATTCTGCAAGAAGTACAGCAGCAGCTAGGAGTTCCGGCTATATTAATCAATTGTGCTGCTTTTTCACAGAATGGCAGCTATGAGGAACTTGATAGGGTTCAGCTTGATCGTCATTATGCTGTGAATATGAGAAGTGTCTTCCTGCTTTGCGCAGAATTCGCAAAACTTTTCAAAAAGCATCGGCCAGCCGACAAAGGAAGTATCGTAAACCTCACTTCTGGTCAGAGCCAAGGGCCTATGCCTGACGAACTGGCATACATTGCTACCAAGGGTGCCATTACGGCATTCTCTCAATCTCTTGCTGCTGATTTGGCGCAGGTTGGAATCAATGTCAATGCAGTCAATCCAGGTCCGACAGACAGTACATGGATGACAGACGATATAAGACAGCACCTGCTTCCTCAATTTCCAATGGGGAGAATCGGAGAGCCGGATGATGCAGCGAGACTTATCAGTTTCCTAGTCGGAGAAGATGGCTACTGGGTGACGGGACAGGAGCTTCATTCAGAAGGCGGTTTCCTTCGCAGATGA
- a CDS encoding DedA family protein, translating to MESWMTDLMETYGYPAILFLMAFENIFPPIPSEIILLFGGFLAATTSLSPVGVILSATVGAMLGSVILYWVGKLFDLERLEVWVERWGRYLKLKSSHLHKADSWFDKYGVWTVFLCRFIPVVRSLISIPAGMANMHFGLFLLYSTFGTLIWNAVMVMLGVWLGASWESVETYLGYYQYGVLALALLVLAGAGIWFLRKLRKKNTIQTVRKKTNV from the coding sequence GTGGAATCTTGGATGACTGACCTAATGGAAACCTACGGATACCCTGCCATTCTTTTTTTGATGGCTTTTGAGAATATCTTTCCGCCAATTCCTTCCGAAATCATACTTCTATTCGGGGGCTTTCTCGCTGCCACTACCAGCTTAAGTCCCGTAGGTGTAATTTTGTCCGCAACTGTTGGGGCTATGCTCGGAAGCGTTATATTGTATTGGGTCGGAAAGCTTTTCGATCTGGAACGGCTCGAGGTTTGGGTGGAACGCTGGGGTCGATATTTGAAATTAAAAAGCTCCCATTTACATAAAGCAGATAGCTGGTTTGATAAATATGGCGTATGGACAGTATTCCTATGCCGATTCATCCCTGTCGTACGAAGTCTCATATCGATTCCGGCAGGTATGGCGAATATGCATTTCGGCTTGTTTCTTCTCTATTCTACTTTTGGCACGTTAATTTGGAACGCTGTCATGGTCATGCTTGGTGTATGGCTTGGCGCATCGTGGGAAAGTGTAGAAACATACCTTGGTTATTATCAATACGGCGTTCTTGCTTTAGCACTACTTGTTTTAGCAGGTGCTGGAATCTGGTTCCTGCGAAAGCTCCGGAAGAAGAATACAATTCAAACAGTAAGGAAGAAAACAAATGTATGA
- a CDS encoding LCP family protein, with the protein MEKQRHTRRKKKRRIGRYILLILLVLLIGAGSFLFLTAKDVKQTVDGIQKESAAIDDGVTSEKVKNKERINILLLGVDERDGDAGRSDALLMMSLDPASESMDLISIPRDTRTEIVGHGTVDKINHAYAFGGVDMSINTVENLFDTDIDYFVEINMEGLSDLVDAVGGITVQNELDWYDEGFYKKDYHYKKGEITLDGPQALGYARMRHLDPEGDFGRNARQRQVIEAVINKGASIKSVNKIDDLLKVMGNNVQTNLNLSSMQHLFTDYRNVRQSVQEHEMKGQGTTIDGIYYLLIPDEEIQTIHDSISK; encoded by the coding sequence ATGGAAAAACAACGGCATACAAGACGTAAGAAGAAGCGACGAATAGGCAGGTATATCCTACTCATCCTCCTTGTGCTCCTAATTGGGGCTGGTTCCTTCCTTTTCCTTACTGCAAAAGATGTAAAGCAGACGGTGGACGGTATACAGAAGGAATCTGCAGCTATTGATGATGGCGTAACATCGGAAAAAGTGAAGAACAAAGAGCGCATCAATATCCTGCTGCTTGGTGTTGATGAACGTGATGGTGATGCAGGACGCTCTGATGCGCTTTTGATGATGTCCTTGGATCCTGCTTCAGAATCAATGGATTTAATCAGTATCCCACGGGATACGCGTACAGAAATTGTCGGTCACGGTACAGTAGATAAGATCAATCACGCCTACGCATTTGGCGGAGTGGATATGTCCATTAATACGGTTGAAAACCTTTTTGATACGGATATTGATTATTTCGTGGAGATAAATATGGAAGGATTATCCGATCTGGTTGATGCTGTTGGCGGAATAACTGTACAGAATGAATTAGACTGGTATGATGAAGGATTCTATAAGAAGGACTATCATTATAAAAAAGGCGAAATCACGCTGGATGGTCCGCAGGCTCTTGGTTATGCAAGAATGAGACATTTGGATCCGGAAGGTGATTTCGGGAGGAATGCCCGTCAGCGCCAAGTGATCGAAGCTGTGATCAATAAAGGAGCAAGCATTAAATCGGTTAACAAAATTGACGACCTACTTAAAGTGATGGGCAATAATGTACAGACCAATCTTAATCTTTCTTCCATGCAGCACTTGTTTACAGATTACCGGAATGTCCGGCAGTCTGTCCAAGAGCATGAGATGAAAGGACAAGGTACAACCATTGATGGTATTTACTATCTGCTCATCCCTGATGAAGAGATTCAAACCATACATGATAGCATCAGCAAATAA
- a CDS encoding thiol-disulfide oxidoreductase DCC family protein, which translates to MDSKAIILFDGVCNLCNSSVQFIIKHDKAAYFNFASLQSDFGGQLKETKQIPDNVDSIILVENGKVYMQSSAILRIARNLDGVWKLAAAALIIPRPIRDMVYRYVAKNRYRWFGKQDQCMLPSPELKERFL; encoded by the coding sequence ATGGATAGCAAGGCAATCATTCTTTTTGATGGTGTTTGCAACTTATGTAATAGCAGTGTCCAATTTATCATAAAACATGACAAAGCTGCTTACTTCAATTTCGCCTCCCTCCAAAGCGATTTTGGCGGACAGCTGAAAGAGACTAAGCAAATCCCGGATAACGTAGACAGCATCATACTTGTGGAAAATGGCAAGGTGTATATGCAATCCAGTGCGATTTTGCGTATCGCTCGAAATCTGGATGGTGTATGGAAATTGGCTGCTGCAGCTCTTATCATACCGCGGCCAATTCGAGATATGGTTTACCGATATGTGGCTAAAAATCGTTACCGCTGGTTCGGCAAACAAGATCAATGCATGCTGCCATCACCCGAATTAAAAGAGCGATTTTTGTGA
- a CDS encoding YoaK family protein: MSINEVEMKEKEGMEVQHRNFQVAVLILCVVSGLVDVLGYIGLAHVFTANMTGNIVLLGIGLGDARQVVINNALFALLGFVIGILATKIVGKEKGEPRRIVFAEFVWLTTIALCVLFVPASSIWSIVLLVSLSAAMGMQTIAGRNMKVAGVSSTVLTSTLAAFVEGIADWVTRRSQSMVDTYLRGAAILLYLLGAALGSFSERIIGLHSLWVAVILLFAAFLLQKKNSIA, from the coding sequence TTGTCAATCAATGAGGTAGAAATGAAAGAGAAAGAAGGGATGGAAGTGCAGCATAGAAATTTTCAAGTGGCAGTTTTGATTCTATGTGTCGTTTCAGGACTTGTCGATGTATTGGGATATATCGGATTAGCACATGTGTTTACTGCGAATATGACAGGGAATATCGTTCTCCTTGGAATTGGTTTGGGAGATGCAAGGCAGGTCGTAATAAATAACGCATTATTTGCTTTACTTGGATTTGTCATAGGAATCTTAGCAACTAAAATAGTTGGAAAAGAAAAAGGAGAGCCAAGAAGAATCGTGTTTGCCGAGTTTGTGTGGCTGACAACCATTGCATTGTGCGTACTCTTCGTACCGGCTTCCTCTATCTGGTCTATTGTGTTATTGGTGTCTTTAAGTGCAGCTATGGGGATGCAGACCATTGCTGGCAGGAATATGAAGGTCGCTGGGGTTTCCTCCACGGTGTTGACTAGCACGCTGGCTGCCTTTGTTGAAGGAATCGCAGACTGGGTTACTCGTAGGTCACAATCCATGGTTGATACTTATCTTAGAGGAGCAGCAATTCTCCTCTATCTGCTCGGTGCCGCACTCGGCAGCTTTAGTGAACGAATAATTGGTCTTCACAGTCTATGGGTTGCCGTGATTTTGTTATTTGCCGCATTTTTATTACAGAAGAAAAATTCTATTGCGTGA
- a CDS encoding undecaprenyl-diphosphate phosphatase, translating to MYEIIVGLIMGLVEGLTEFAPVSSTGHMIIVDDLWLNIDQLFNKEVSITFMVVIQLGSILAAVIVFKDRFMDILGIRKLEGKTEQLPGKQGRFSLGIVITGLIPAAVLGFFVQDMVDNYLFSIITVIAALIAGAILMLFADRHTKKHSPTVESLDELTYKKAFLIGLFQCIALWPGFSRSGSTISGGVLLGLNHRVASDFTFIMAVPVMAGASALTLMKHLDAFTPDVIPFFVAGFISAFVFALLAIRTFLKIISKYKLVPFAIYRIVLAAVLLVVVLAAS from the coding sequence ATGTATGAAATTATTGTAGGGCTCATCATGGGCTTAGTGGAAGGGTTGACGGAGTTTGCTCCTGTCTCCTCCACCGGGCATATGATTATCGTTGACGATTTATGGCTGAATATTGATCAGCTTTTCAATAAGGAAGTTAGCATCACATTCATGGTCGTGATTCAGCTAGGTTCCATACTGGCTGCCGTGATTGTGTTCAAGGACCGATTCATGGACATACTCGGAATAAGAAAACTGGAGGGAAAGACGGAACAGCTTCCAGGCAAGCAAGGTAGATTCAGCCTGGGGATTGTCATTACAGGTCTTATCCCGGCAGCAGTGCTCGGTTTCTTCGTGCAGGATATGGTGGACAACTATCTGTTTTCAATTATCACAGTGATTGCAGCACTCATTGCAGGTGCTATCCTCATGTTATTTGCAGACCGCCACACCAAAAAACATTCACCTACAGTAGAATCTTTGGATGAACTAACGTATAAAAAGGCGTTCTTGATTGGCCTCTTCCAATGTATCGCTCTTTGGCCTGGGTTTTCCCGTTCTGGCTCGACCATTTCAGGCGGTGTCCTATTAGGACTGAATCACCGTGTAGCGTCTGACTTCACCTTTATCATGGCAGTTCCTGTTATGGCAGGTGCAAGTGCACTTACGCTTATGAAGCACTTGGATGCTTTCACTCCTGATGTCATTCCGTTCTTTGTTGCTGGATTTATCAGTGCGTTTGTTTTTGCACTGCTTGCAATACGGACTTTCCTAAAAATAATATCCAAGTACAAGCTTGTTCCATTTGCTATTTACCGCATTGTACTTGCTGCTGTTTTGCTGGTTGTCGTACTTGCAGCAAGCTGA
- a CDS encoding iron ABC transporter permease: MIHPAKKTNLVAIGIITAILIVFFISLNTGTIPIGPADVVKTLLGTGDGSFDVILFDFRLPRMVIALLIGIGMGIAGAILQGVSQNGLADPGILGINAGAGFAVVLYIFFLQDKLAGTGSLQVFIMPLFAFAGAFLAACLIYALAWKKGVTPVRLILVGIGINAAFGGLIIVFQLMMEPKDFTQATIWLNGSIWQTSWNYVLALLPWIILLVPYAIYKAKALNVLTLGDQIAVGVGAPVQKERTILLLLAVALAGACVAAGGAITFLGLVAPHLARRIVGPNHKHLLPICALIGALIMLVADTLSRTILAPSEIPIGLVVSAIGAPYFIYLLIKE; the protein is encoded by the coding sequence ATGATACACCCTGCGAAAAAAACTAATCTGGTGGCAATCGGAATAATTACTGCTATTCTTATTGTATTTTTCATCAGCTTGAATACCGGAACAATCCCTATCGGACCGGCAGATGTTGTAAAGACTTTGCTTGGTACCGGGGATGGCTCATTTGATGTAATCTTATTCGATTTCCGTCTGCCGCGCATGGTAATTGCGCTATTGATAGGAATCGGAATGGGTATTGCAGGTGCGATTCTGCAGGGTGTATCCCAGAATGGACTTGCTGACCCAGGTATCTTAGGAATCAATGCAGGGGCAGGTTTTGCTGTCGTCCTTTATATTTTCTTCCTGCAGGATAAGCTGGCTGGTACCGGCAGCCTGCAAGTATTCATCATGCCACTATTCGCATTCGCTGGGGCGTTCCTCGCAGCATGCCTTATTTACGCATTAGCTTGGAAAAAAGGTGTTACGCCAGTCCGTCTAATTCTTGTCGGTATTGGGATAAACGCTGCCTTCGGCGGTCTGATCATCGTCTTCCAGCTTATGATGGAACCGAAGGATTTCACGCAGGCGACAATCTGGCTGAACGGCAGCATCTGGCAGACGAGCTGGAATTATGTCCTTGCACTCTTGCCTTGGATTATACTGCTCGTCCCATATGCAATTTATAAAGCAAAAGCATTAAACGTTTTGACACTAGGCGACCAAATCGCTGTCGGTGTCGGGGCTCCGGTGCAAAAAGAGCGCACAATCCTGCTGCTCCTTGCTGTTGCACTGGCGGGAGCTTGCGTAGCCGCTGGAGGAGCAATTACCTTCCTCGGACTTGTCGCACCGCACTTGGCAAGGCGTATCGTTGGACCGAATCACAAGCATCTGCTTCCGATTTGCGCACTGATCGGAGCTCTCATTATGCTTGTAGCCGATACTTTATCGCGAACGATTCTGGCGCCATCTGAAATTCCAATTGGTTTGGTAGTTTCGGCGATTGGCGCACCTTATTTTATCTACTTGTTGATTAAAGAATGA
- a CDS encoding ATP-binding protein: MRYLYEETVKETGKEMPGYPAFAGLMKSMQEELQEKYGEFYAVYNTDDVHFELWTIVEEDIRKENPEIEHVAQLFERLESYTFEYDEEAQVPVYKVYRALNNQLYAYPAAGVAFARIPYFSDASIVYLQCVLATGKENITSFLQTLRDRVWKKSRDEVLVFKDNGEGVTQEQQQVTNTVKREDVVLNDSVKKEIYGMLDQFFTEDRSFFTTYDIPYRRGILLYGPPGNGKTTLVKSIANTVAAPVAYWQITEHTSSESIEEVFSSATRLAPMVLVIEDIDSMPDEVRSYFLNTLDGATSKEGIFLIGTTNYPEEIDPGLINRAGRFDRGYEITLPDASLRSQYVEKVGFLNLLNQEEVDKVVDKTEGFSFAQLKELFVFLAAAKHQGDEVSAKDIIKNMKREYKKSKSGKWWEEQQDELGFR; encoded by the coding sequence TTGCGTTACTTGTATGAAGAAACAGTTAAGGAAACAGGAAAAGAGATGCCTGGATACCCTGCATTTGCGGGATTAATGAAAAGCATGCAAGAGGAACTCCAGGAAAAGTATGGTGAATTTTACGCTGTGTATAATACAGACGATGTTCATTTTGAATTATGGACTATCGTAGAAGAAGATATCCGAAAAGAAAATCCGGAAATCGAGCATGTTGCTCAGCTTTTTGAGCGGCTGGAAAGCTATACATTTGAATACGATGAAGAAGCACAGGTGCCAGTTTATAAGGTATACCGCGCGTTGAATAACCAGTTGTATGCATATCCTGCTGCTGGTGTTGCTTTTGCGAGAATCCCGTATTTCAGTGATGCCAGCATCGTGTATTTGCAATGTGTGCTGGCTACAGGAAAAGAAAATATCACCTCCTTCCTGCAAACGCTTCGAGATAGAGTCTGGAAGAAAAGCAGAGATGAAGTTCTTGTCTTCAAGGATAATGGCGAGGGTGTCACACAGGAACAGCAGCAAGTCACAAATACGGTGAAGCGCGAAGATGTCGTGCTCAATGATTCTGTAAAAAAAGAAATTTATGGCATGCTGGATCAATTCTTTACAGAAGATCGATCCTTTTTCACAACCTATGATATTCCGTATCGCCGTGGGATCCTATTATATGGACCGCCAGGAAACGGAAAAACAACACTTGTGAAGTCGATTGCCAATACGGTTGCAGCACCTGTGGCTTACTGGCAGATTACGGAGCATACATCCAGTGAATCGATAGAGGAAGTATTCAGTTCTGCTACACGACTGGCACCAATGGTACTGGTCATCGAGGATATCGACTCTATGCCGGATGAAGTGCGTTCCTACTTCTTGAATACATTGGACGGAGCAACTTCCAAGGAAGGTATCTTCTTGATTGGAACAACCAACTATCCGGAAGAAATCGATCCTGGCTTGATTAATCGTGCAGGAAGATTTGATCGCGGCTATGAAATCACTTTGCCGGATGCATCCTTGCGCAGCCAGTATGTTGAGAAAGTTGGCTTCCTGAATCTATTGAATCAAGAAGAAGTGGATAAAGTGGTTGATAAGACAGAAGGTTTCTCGTTTGCACAGCTCAAGGAACTCTTTGTTTTCCTGGCAGCAGCTAAACATCAAGGAGATGAGGTTTCCGCTAAAGACATCATTAAGAATATGAAGCGGGAATACAAGAAAAGCAAGTCTGGGAAATGGTGGGAAGAACAGCAGGATGAACTAGGATTCCGCTAA
- a CDS encoding helix-turn-helix domain-containing protein, protein MQMNDKLITLLKHKTKEKGLSMRALSRQTGIDPAIVSKIMNGKRNATVNHLHKLSESLDVPLEELMTAAGFIESVPIDGQQHLLALCQQADPDFSQGRVEKQLASYEEVALTEGGKQIIDEKFEEKLNAVGSVGKLVQDLKQMYVKFQTGAGSKRELIILGAALLYFINPIDALPDYIFPFGYLDDTLAVHSAMQATNK, encoded by the coding sequence ATGCAAATGAATGACAAGCTAATCACATTATTGAAGCATAAAACCAAAGAAAAAGGTTTATCGATGCGTGCTTTAAGCAGGCAAACTGGCATCGATCCAGCAATTGTATCCAAGATCATGAATGGAAAACGCAATGCAACGGTAAATCATTTACATAAATTGAGCGAATCATTGGATGTGCCCCTTGAAGAATTAATGACTGCAGCCGGCTTTATTGAATCCGTACCGATTGATGGGCAGCAGCATCTACTAGCTCTTTGTCAGCAAGCTGATCCAGATTTCAGTCAGGGACGCGTAGAAAAACAGCTTGCTTCATACGAGGAAGTCGCACTGACTGAAGGCGGAAAACAAATTATTGACGAGAAATTCGAAGAGAAGCTTAATGCAGTTGGAAGTGTCGGCAAGCTTGTCCAAGACTTGAAGCAGATGTACGTCAAATTTCAGACCGGCGCGGGATCTAAACGTGAATTGATCATTCTCGGAGCAGCATTGTTATATTTCATCAATCCAATTGATGCGCTTCCTGATTATATTTTTCCTTTTGGATATCTGGATGATACCTTGGCAGTGCATTCCGCTATGCAGGCTACCAATAAATAA
- a CDS encoding AAA family ATPase, with protein MEVILLFGPQAVGKMTVGQELEKRMGYRLLHNHMTIDLLVPFFGFSEEMWRLSTLFREEIFQSVAKTNLPGFIFTFVWDFSSQEDWETVDRMCAIFKQQRITVYFVELQADVDIRLKRNVTENRLEHKPTKRNIAFSKADLLRTMETSRLQSREGEIKETNYVRLQTDDLSASETAEVIIQHLGLEDMQ; from the coding sequence GTGGAAGTCATCTTATTATTTGGACCGCAGGCTGTCGGGAAAATGACAGTCGGGCAAGAGCTTGAGAAACGGATGGGATATCGATTACTGCACAATCATATGACAATTGATTTGCTAGTACCTTTCTTCGGATTTAGTGAGGAAATGTGGCGTCTATCCACGCTTTTTAGAGAAGAAATATTCCAATCAGTAGCTAAGACAAATCTTCCGGGTTTTATATTCACTTTTGTATGGGATTTTTCAAGTCAGGAAGATTGGGAAACGGTTGATAGAATGTGTGCAATCTTTAAACAGCAGCGTATAACAGTCTATTTCGTCGAATTGCAAGCAGATGTCGATATCAGATTAAAACGTAACGTAACCGAGAACCGTTTGGAGCATAAGCCGACAAAAAGGAATATTGCCTTTTCGAAAGCGGATCTTCTACGCACGATGGAAACAAGCCGCCTTCAATCAAGAGAGGGAGAAATCAAGGAAACAAATTATGTACGGCTTCAAACCGATGATCTTTCGGCTTCTGAGACAGCAGAGGTGATCATTCAGCATCTTGGTTTAGAGGATATGCAATGA
- a CDS encoding iron ABC transporter permease — MQARKLIGTIILIAGIALLILSIGLSIVFGVADISLGTVWNSIFHYDAANTSHQIIHRLRMPRTVAAVLIGAMLAASGAIMQGMTRNPLASPQIMGVTSGATFMIAIALVFLPGISNVNLLLFSFLGAGLGLGLVFGIGLLARTGLTPVKLALAGTAITALLGAFSNAMAIHFDVARDLSFWYAGGVANVQWDTVKLLFPAAAVGFVLALFISGSVTTLSLGEDVATGLGLKTGLVKAAGVLVVLILTGAAISVGGTIGFVGLVIPHITRFLVGPDYRWIIPCSAVLGGLLLNFADIASRMINPPFETPVGALTALIGVPFFIYLARREGKNI; from the coding sequence ATGCAAGCACGAAAACTAATTGGCACAATCATACTTATCGCAGGTATCGCCCTGCTGATTCTTTCTATAGGACTATCAATCGTATTCGGTGTCGCGGATATCTCACTGGGCACTGTCTGGAATAGTATTTTCCATTATGATGCTGCAAATACATCCCATCAAATCATTCATCGGCTTCGAATGCCTCGTACTGTAGCGGCAGTTCTGATTGGCGCAATGCTTGCTGCTTCCGGAGCGATCATGCAAGGGATGACTCGCAACCCGCTTGCTTCTCCGCAAATCATGGGCGTAACTTCCGGTGCGACTTTCATGATCGCGATTGCACTTGTCTTCCTTCCTGGTATTTCCAACGTAAACCTGCTTTTATTCTCATTTCTTGGTGCAGGACTTGGCCTTGGACTTGTCTTCGGAATTGGCCTGTTGGCAAGAACCGGATTGACACCAGTGAAGCTGGCATTAGCAGGGACTGCTATCACTGCTTTACTTGGAGCCTTCTCCAACGCCATGGCAATTCATTTTGATGTTGCCAGGGACTTGAGCTTCTGGTACGCGGGGGGTGTCGCGAATGTGCAATGGGATACGGTAAAGCTGTTATTCCCAGCTGCTGCGGTCGGCTTCGTACTGGCATTGTTCATCAGCGGATCGGTTACGACCCTAAGTCTCGGAGAAGATGTGGCGACCGGCCTTGGTTTAAAGACCGGTCTGGTGAAAGCAGCCGGAGTACTGGTTGTGCTGATTTTAACAGGAGCTGCCATTTCAGTCGGCGGTACAATCGGTTTTGTCGGATTGGTTATTCCACATATCACACGGTTCCTCGTCGGACCGGATTATCGCTGGATCATTCCATGTTCGGCTGTGTTGGGCGGTCTTTTACTTAACTTTGCCGATATTGCATCACGTATGATCAATCCACCTTTCGAAACACCTGTTGGCGCTCTCACGGCTTTGATCGGCGTGCCATTCTTTATTTATCTAGCTCGCCGGGAGGGTAAGAACATATGA